One part of the Panthera leo isolate Ple1 chromosome D4, P.leo_Ple1_pat1.1, whole genome shotgun sequence genome encodes these proteins:
- the LOC122205455 gene encoding spermatogenesis-associated protein 31E1-like codes for MENILFALRSISAGWLSSSLPSWTTQTIFCFLCGLSFFLLLIFGFQTDPTSSAPRRKRRSSRKQVAPRRRSTRGKKSEILKAYRNCLQELEGVRDLVSLLQSHLGRLSDQGGLHQLLGQEAPGAAGKAAPAGAHQPCGEPARDAAPATAPQASPTLNQHPPRLASILPVGPQEDQSNLKRTPADTVAENSPPGNSHSAPLVPAVSGLGHASYPILSLSWWWESTKSWFFPIWAPRECHQQHLTCHPKEALSWGGPSRRQIETRNPSFVNPDVQKLLEVLITKRAEQKIWKEKERDGSLVKQLDSDNPLNFGGTLWKFLGAEQDTTTPRSFWHRKNKLEKLPSPRRLSFPKVLEGNSQQKCSQLFWGLPSLHSESLKASALASSSQLHVPSVLFNVISNCLPILIQQQISSRFPPAPPLPCRGIQPQPSTPTVSQPQAHLAPSVPIRPPSPPPQMRTYGVPGPPSQKKTPPFIPTEIQPREQPLLQKQPEGERTLHLVLKIPPKVLSSIPPKLLQDSQASEAHESVSIFHRDFVICDIQKQNLQRRLSKDKHQGSLAHRVQVSLDRMWPQGEFPGVSQAQDKQGLSRSFASKSKSSQATQRTRSRHPRSSRRKGRARFQLEDNFGMGLQRCLRRIPTDLSRVLANFPVKVPGTSSEKDLERYLMRTLKRDSGKYLARSPDKKRVEKTLKVHLCKKLGQISKGLIPVSVRRSWLVANHILPKCHTHTEIRNLAPLKSRKPCVNTSHELSFLNSLTQQMLEAHIIRFRVKHKWGPPLRAFESINLKPYEAQPLPFPRSPSPCLATCVSGAHSKAKFYKFLGKPSQPYPGEKGIAEESVPTSGSSLPAPSPPSEEIQKSLEGTSPGDSHEPSEAALPGQEGSSPSPTFTLSLINRTPQSETVMGAKKGNLEPSLSSEIARNELRAKRGAQASQEKVAILEMKSRSQSSGAEEARETMEAEKAPAWKIILGPRVLANSQTSYVDRRRLGSPGTSKSPSPPTELVAQEPKEPILKTKVAIKFGLQEKEESEGQPQGCATGVLLQGCPRNIALQDFATGILVQDLDTGVLLQDSHTDVFLAEDILKSPSGSQGQYSSRETPASLVPETDLISSRPSSQGQQEPSIPKADEPRKSQSKMTASTGERKDQKSPKLEGNEKAFVELRASQASRLSHPPQVRGTGDSLGSKCLQPVPEKGQIFPESHFRKKMRYFLHCLHLNKKGKGLEDPLQKGNPASATVQGLGPVRSRSVVGGKAVETQTIVTTVGQILVEKLGLHQGLHASEVNQHKEFQGPVGSPTQTRGGR; via the exons ATGGAGAATATTCTCTTCGCTCTGAGAAGCATTAGCGCTGGTTGGCTGAgctccagcctcccctcctggACAACCCAGACCATCTTCTGCTTCCTGTGTGGACTGTCGTTCTTCCTCCTGTTGATCTTCGGCTTCCAGACTGATCCAACATCCTCAGCACCACGAAGGAAACgcagaagcagcagaaag CAGGTGGCGCCACGGCGAAGGAGCACCAGAGGCAAGAAAAGCGAGATCCTGAAAG CTTACAGAAACTGCCTGCAGGAGCTGGAAGGGGTTCGGGACCTGGTTTCCCTTCTGCAGAG CCACTTGGGGCGGCTCTCTGACCAGGGAGGCCTTCATCAGCTCTTGGGGCAAGAAGCCCCTGGGGCCGCGGGCAAAGCAGCACCTGCCGGAGCCCATCAGCCCTGCGGGGAGCCCGCGAGAGATGCCGCGCCCGCCACGGCCCCGCAGGCGTCCCCCACTCTCAACCAACACCCTCCACGCCTGGCCTCCATCCTACCAGTAGGACCTCAAGAAGACCAATCTAACTTAAAGAGAACCCCAGCCGACACAGTCGCAGAGAACTCACCTCCAGGCAATTCCCATTCGGCACCTCTCGTTCCAGCCGTCTCAGGCCTTGGCCATGCAAGCTACCCCATCTTGTCCTTGTCCTGGTGGTGGGAAAGCACCAAGTCCTGGTTCTTCCCCATCTGGGCACCGCGCGAGTGCCACCAACAACACCTGACCTGCCACCCAAAAGAGGCTTTGTCCTGGGGTGGCCCTTCCAGAAGGCAGATAGAGACTCGTAACCCCTCATTTGTCAACCCGGATGTCCAGAAGCTGCTGGAGGTACTCATCACCAAAAGGGCGGAACAGAAGatttggaaggagaaagaaagggatggGTCACTTGTGAAACAGTTGGACTCAGACAACCCCTTGAACTTTGGGGGGACTTTGTGGAAGTTTTTGGGTGCTGAGCAGGACACCACAACCCCACGATCCTTCTGGCACCGGAAAAACAAACTCGAGAAGCTGCCCAGTCCTCGGCGGCTGTCATTCCCCAAGGTCTTGGAGGGCAACTCACAGCAGAAATGCAGCCAGCTCTTCTGGGGTCTCCCCTCTCTGCACAGTGAGTCCCTCAAGGCCTCTGCCTTGGCCTCTAGTTCTCAGCTACACGTTCCCTCTGTTTTGTTCAATGTTATCTCTAATTGCTTGCCAATTCTAATTCAGCAGCAAATATCTTCACGgtttccccctgccccacccttgccctgccgtgggatccagccccaacCCTCCACGCCAACCgtgtcccagccccaggcccaccTTGCACCCTCTGTCCCAATCagacctccttctcctccaccccagATGAGGACCTATGGGGTACCTGGCCCTCCATCCCAGAAGAAGACACCACCTTTTATTCCAACTGAAATTCAACCTCGGGAACAGCCCTTGTTGCAAAAGCAACCAGAAGGGGAAAGGACGTTACACTTAGTGCTGAAAATACCTCCCAAAGTCTTAAGCAGTATCCCTCCTAAGCTTCTCCAGGACAGCCAGGCCTCTGAGGCCCACGAGTCAGTTTCCATCTTTCACAGGGATTTTGTCATCTGTGATATCCAGAAGCAAAACCTTCAAAGGAGGCTTAGCAAGGATAAACACCAGGGCAGTCTGGCCCACAGGGTCCAAGTGTCTCTGGACCGGATGTGGCCTCAGGGTGAATTCCCGGGGGTGAGTCAGGCACAGGACAAGCAGGGGCTCTCAAGGTCCTTTGCATCTAAATCCAAAAGCAGCCAGGCCACACAGAGGACCAGGTCCAGACACCCTAGAAGTTCCCGTAGGAAGGGCCGAGCAAGGTTTCAACTAGAGGACAACTTTGGTATGGGTCTACAGCGATGTCTGAGAAGGATCCCAACAGATCTCTCCAGGGTCTTGGCCAACTTCCCAGTGAAGGTTCCAGGAACTAGCTCTGAGAAGGATTTAGAAAGATACTTGATGAGGACCTTGAAGAGGGACTCAGGAAAATACTTGGCTAGGAGCCCAGATAAGAAACGTGTAGAAAAAACCTTGAAAGTTCATTTGTGCAAGAAATTGGGACAGATCAGCAAGGGTTTGATCCCCGTGAGTGTACGTCGATCCTGGCTTGTGGCCAACCATATTTTGCCCAAGTGCCACACTCACACGGAAATCAGAAATTTAGCACCCTTGAAGAGTCGGAAACCCTGCGTAAACACCTCCCATGAGCTGTCTTTCCTTAATTCACTCACTCAGCAGATGCTGGAAGCACACATCATAAGGTTTCGGGTGAAGCATAAGTGGGGCCCACCCCTCCGAGCCTTTGAGTCCATAAATCTCAAGCCATATGAAGCTCAACCCTTGCCCTTTCCCCGGTCCCCGTCTCCCTGCTTGGCCACCTGTGTATCTGGGGCCCACTCAAAAGCCAAGTTCTACAAGTTCCTGGGAAAACCATCTCAGCCGTATCCGGGAGAAAAGGGGATAGCAGAAGAGTCTGTTCCCACCTCAGGGAGTTCCCTGCCTGCCCCTTCACCCCCATCTGAGGAAATCCAGAAATCCCTGGAAGGGACCTCACCAGGTGACAGCCATGAGCCCTCAGAGGCCGCTTTACCTGGACAGGAGGGCAGCTCACCTTCTCCGACCTTCACACTCAGCCTCATAAACAGAACCCCTCAGAGTGAGACAGTTATGGGGGCCAAGAAAGGCAATCTGGAGCCAAGTCTAAGTTCAGAAATAGCCAGGAATGAGCTAAGGGCGAAAAGGGGGGCTCAGGCTTCACAAGAGAAGGTAGCAATATTGGAGATGAAGTCCAGGTCCCAATCTTCAGGAGCTGAAGAGGCCAGGGAGACGATGGAGGCTGAGAAGGCCCCTGCTTGGAAAATCATCTTAGGACCCAGGGTGCTGGCCAACAGTCAAACCAGTTATGTGGATCGGAGGAGATTGGGGTCTCCAGGGACTAGTAAAAGCCCCTCACCACCTACAGAGTTGGTTGCCCAAGAGCCAAAGGAACCAATCCTTAAAACAAAGGTGGCTATTAAGTTTGGGCTCCAAGAGAAGGAAGAGTCAGAGGGCCAGCCTCAAGGCTGTGCCACTGGTGTACTTCTTCAAGGTTGTCCCCGAAACATTGCCCTTCAAGACTTTGCCACCGGCATTCTTGTCCAAGACTTGGACACTGGTGTGCTCCTGCAAGACTCTCACACTGATGTTTTCCTTGCTGAAGACATCTTGAAGTCACCCTCCGGTTCCCAGGGTCAATATTCCAGCAGGGAAACACCAGCTTCCCTGGTGCCAGAAACTGACCTGATATCCAGCCGACCAAGCAGCCAGGGGCAGCAGGAGCCCAGCATACCAAAAGCTGATGAGCCACGTAAGAGCCAGAGCAAGATGACCGCCTCCACTGGTGAGAGAAAAGACCAGAAGAGTCCCAAACTAGAAGGGAATGAAAAAGCGTTTGTAGAACTGAGGGCTTCCCAAGCCAGTAGGCTGAGCCACCCTCCCCAGGTTAGAGGAACAGGAGACAGCCTTGGGAGCAAATGCCTCCAGCCCGTGCCAGAAAAGGGACAGATTTTTCCAGAAAGCCACTTTAGAAAAAAGATGAGGTACTTTCTGCATTGTCTTCATCTcaataaaaaaggcaaaggacTGGAAGATCCCCTTCAAAAAGGCAATCCTGCATCAgccactgtccagggcctgggaCCAGTAAGAAGCAGATCGGTTGTGGGCGGCAAAGCTGTTGAAACTCAGACGATTGTGACAACTGTGGGACAGATCCTGGTGGAGAAACTGGGACTCCACCAAGGACTTCATGCCTCAGAGGTAAATCAGCACAAAGAATTCCAGGGCCCAGTGGGTTCCCCTACCCAGACCAgaggagggagatga